A single Nicotiana tabacum cultivar K326 chromosome 5, ASM71507v2, whole genome shotgun sequence DNA region contains:
- the LOC107822478 gene encoding uncharacterized protein LOC107822478 isoform X3 — protein MACPSVEIPFFADTNLGTRIVVAVSPHTTANGFKILLLFVGELERAHLNCFPQLGQIKADAVMVKRNSCFYRLPETLPLKHVFQHLKGIRSLHVEVCQYGILYQLGSSEYVDDQILDQHDDVISTISGHTKIRTSMTGTKFEKLKCRRKMKKMKRFACLKSALLDVLRIAHLTKMKKKKRNKARKRYKFNCLEGPDEHVVVSKASFALPTYCCEGRGDTEQSFCPATESHCEDLSETVSVSGIIRKYFSSHDEVNSSLRYSHEGACTLQGEQTRTGTYLRDLNVELALLSSFPAKTPPQISDSPLPNASVSRASINKSKRIEIGSRIISASKSHSSVRCRRLLPKSASLIRSLVFEMSDED, from the exons ATGGCTTGTCCAAGTGTGGAAATCCCGTTTTTTGCTGACACCAATCTGGGCACTCGCATTGTTGTGGCTGTTTCTCCCCACACTACTGCTAATGGCTTCAAGA TCTTACTGCTATTTGTAGGAGAACTTGAAAGGGCTCACTTGAATTGTTTCCCACAACTGGGGCAGATCAAGGCGGATGCTGTGATG GTCAAGAGGAACTCATGCTTTTACCGCCTTCCTGAAACTTTGCCTCTAAAGCATGTTTTCCAGCATCTAAAGGGAATTAGGTCACTACATGTCGAAGTTTGCCAATATGGCATTTTATATCAGTTGGGTTCATCTGAATATGTCGATGACCAAATTTTGGATCAGCATGATGATGTTATTAGCACTATTTCTGGTCACACAAAAATTAGAACTTCTATGACAGGCACAAAATTTGAAAAGTTAAAATgcagaagaaaaatgaagaagatgaaaagaTTTGCCTGCCTTAAAAGTGCATTATTAGATGTTTTAAGAATAGCTCATTTgacaaagatgaagaagaagaaacggAACAAAGCTAGGAAAAGGTACAAATTTAACTGCCTAGAAGGACCTGATGAGCATGTAGTTGTTTCCAAGGCAAGCTTTGCTCTTCCCACATATTGTTGTGAAGGTAGGGGAGATACGGAACAGAGTTTTTGTCCAGCAACAGAGTCCCATTGTGAAGACTTATCAGAAACAGTTTCAGTTTCGGGCATTATCCGAAAATATTTCTCAAGTCATGATGAGGTGAATTCAAGCTTAAGATATTCTCATGAAGGAGCTTGTACTCTACAAGGGGAACAGACTAGGACTGGAACATATCTTCGCGATCTTAATGTAGAACTTGCTTTGCTGTCTTCTTTTCCAGCTAAAACACCTCCGCAAATTTCAGATTCTCCACTTCCAAATGCAAGCGTTAGCAGAGCCTCAATAAATAAGTCTAAAAGGATAGAAATTGGAAGTCGTATTATTTCTGCCTCAAAAAGTCACTCTAGTGTTCGCTGTAGGAGACTGCTGCCCAAATCTGCTTCTCTTATTCGGAGTCTAGTATTTGAGATGTCTGATGAAGATTAG
- the LOC107822478 gene encoding uncharacterized protein LOC107822478 isoform X4, with protein MACPSVEIPFFADTNLGTRIVVAVSPHTTANGFKRELERAHLNCFPQLGQIKADAVMVKRNSCFYRLPETLPLKHVFQHLKGIRSLHVEVCQYGILYQLGSSEYVDDQILDQHDDVISTISGHTKIRTSMTGTKFEKLKCRRKMKKMKRFACLKSALLDVLRIAHLTKMKKKKRNKARKRYKFNCLEGPDEHVVVSKASFALPTYCCEGRGDTEQSFCPATESHCEDLSETVSVSGIIRKYFSSHDEVNSSLRYSHEGACTLQGEQTRTGTYLRDLNVELALLSSFPAKTPPQISDSPLPNASVSRASINKSKRIEIGSRIISASKSHSSVRCRRLLPKSASLIRSLVFEMSDED; from the exons ATGGCTTGTCCAAGTGTGGAAATCCCGTTTTTTGCTGACACCAATCTGGGCACTCGCATTGTTGTGGCTGTTTCTCCCCACACTACTGCTAATGGCTTCAAGA GAGAACTTGAAAGGGCTCACTTGAATTGTTTCCCACAACTGGGGCAGATCAAGGCGGATGCTGTGATG GTCAAGAGGAACTCATGCTTTTACCGCCTTCCTGAAACTTTGCCTCTAAAGCATGTTTTCCAGCATCTAAAGGGAATTAGGTCACTACATGTCGAAGTTTGCCAATATGGCATTTTATATCAGTTGGGTTCATCTGAATATGTCGATGACCAAATTTTGGATCAGCATGATGATGTTATTAGCACTATTTCTGGTCACACAAAAATTAGAACTTCTATGACAGGCACAAAATTTGAAAAGTTAAAATgcagaagaaaaatgaagaagatgaaaagaTTTGCCTGCCTTAAAAGTGCATTATTAGATGTTTTAAGAATAGCTCATTTgacaaagatgaagaagaagaaacggAACAAAGCTAGGAAAAGGTACAAATTTAACTGCCTAGAAGGACCTGATGAGCATGTAGTTGTTTCCAAGGCAAGCTTTGCTCTTCCCACATATTGTTGTGAAGGTAGGGGAGATACGGAACAGAGTTTTTGTCCAGCAACAGAGTCCCATTGTGAAGACTTATCAGAAACAGTTTCAGTTTCGGGCATTATCCGAAAATATTTCTCAAGTCATGATGAGGTGAATTCAAGCTTAAGATATTCTCATGAAGGAGCTTGTACTCTACAAGGGGAACAGACTAGGACTGGAACATATCTTCGCGATCTTAATGTAGAACTTGCTTTGCTGTCTTCTTTTCCAGCTAAAACACCTCCGCAAATTTCAGATTCTCCACTTCCAAATGCAAGCGTTAGCAGAGCCTCAATAAATAAGTCTAAAAGGATAGAAATTGGAAGTCGTATTATTTCTGCCTCAAAAAGTCACTCTAGTGTTCGCTGTAGGAGACTGCTGCCCAAATCTGCTTCTCTTATTCGGAGTCTAGTATTTGAGATGTCTGATGAAGATTAG
- the LOC107822478 gene encoding uncharacterized protein LOC107822478 isoform X2: MACPSVEIPFFADTNLGTRIVVAVSPHTTANGFKRELERAHLNCFPQLGQIKADAVMTVAFRQVKRNSCFYRLPETLPLKHVFQHLKGIRSLHVEVCQYGILYQLGSSEYVDDQILDQHDDVISTISGHTKIRTSMTGTKFEKLKCRRKMKKMKRFACLKSALLDVLRIAHLTKMKKKKRNKARKRYKFNCLEGPDEHVVVSKASFALPTYCCEGRGDTEQSFCPATESHCEDLSETVSVSGIIRKYFSSHDEVNSSLRYSHEGACTLQGEQTRTGTYLRDLNVELALLSSFPAKTPPQISDSPLPNASVSRASINKSKRIEIGSRIISASKSHSSVRCRRLLPKSASLIRSLVFEMSDED; the protein is encoded by the exons ATGGCTTGTCCAAGTGTGGAAATCCCGTTTTTTGCTGACACCAATCTGGGCACTCGCATTGTTGTGGCTGTTTCTCCCCACACTACTGCTAATGGCTTCAAGA GAGAACTTGAAAGGGCTCACTTGAATTGTTTCCCACAACTGGGGCAGATCAAGGCGGATGCTGTGATG ACTGTAGCTTTTCGGCAGGTCAAGAGGAACTCATGCTTTTACCGCCTTCCTGAAACTTTGCCTCTAAAGCATGTTTTCCAGCATCTAAAGGGAATTAGGTCACTACATGTCGAAGTTTGCCAATATGGCATTTTATATCAGTTGGGTTCATCTGAATATGTCGATGACCAAATTTTGGATCAGCATGATGATGTTATTAGCACTATTTCTGGTCACACAAAAATTAGAACTTCTATGACAGGCACAAAATTTGAAAAGTTAAAATgcagaagaaaaatgaagaagatgaaaagaTTTGCCTGCCTTAAAAGTGCATTATTAGATGTTTTAAGAATAGCTCATTTgacaaagatgaagaagaagaaacggAACAAAGCTAGGAAAAGGTACAAATTTAACTGCCTAGAAGGACCTGATGAGCATGTAGTTGTTTCCAAGGCAAGCTTTGCTCTTCCCACATATTGTTGTGAAGGTAGGGGAGATACGGAACAGAGTTTTTGTCCAGCAACAGAGTCCCATTGTGAAGACTTATCAGAAACAGTTTCAGTTTCGGGCATTATCCGAAAATATTTCTCAAGTCATGATGAGGTGAATTCAAGCTTAAGATATTCTCATGAAGGAGCTTGTACTCTACAAGGGGAACAGACTAGGACTGGAACATATCTTCGCGATCTTAATGTAGAACTTGCTTTGCTGTCTTCTTTTCCAGCTAAAACACCTCCGCAAATTTCAGATTCTCCACTTCCAAATGCAAGCGTTAGCAGAGCCTCAATAAATAAGTCTAAAAGGATAGAAATTGGAAGTCGTATTATTTCTGCCTCAAAAAGTCACTCTAGTGTTCGCTGTAGGAGACTGCTGCCCAAATCTGCTTCTCTTATTCGGAGTCTAGTATTTGAGATGTCTGATGAAGATTAG
- the LOC107822478 gene encoding uncharacterized protein LOC107822478 isoform X1, with the protein MACPSVEIPFFADTNLGTRIVVAVSPHTTANGFKILLLFVGELERAHLNCFPQLGQIKADAVMTVAFRQVKRNSCFYRLPETLPLKHVFQHLKGIRSLHVEVCQYGILYQLGSSEYVDDQILDQHDDVISTISGHTKIRTSMTGTKFEKLKCRRKMKKMKRFACLKSALLDVLRIAHLTKMKKKKRNKARKRYKFNCLEGPDEHVVVSKASFALPTYCCEGRGDTEQSFCPATESHCEDLSETVSVSGIIRKYFSSHDEVNSSLRYSHEGACTLQGEQTRTGTYLRDLNVELALLSSFPAKTPPQISDSPLPNASVSRASINKSKRIEIGSRIISASKSHSSVRCRRLLPKSASLIRSLVFEMSDED; encoded by the exons ATGGCTTGTCCAAGTGTGGAAATCCCGTTTTTTGCTGACACCAATCTGGGCACTCGCATTGTTGTGGCTGTTTCTCCCCACACTACTGCTAATGGCTTCAAGA TCTTACTGCTATTTGTAGGAGAACTTGAAAGGGCTCACTTGAATTGTTTCCCACAACTGGGGCAGATCAAGGCGGATGCTGTGATG ACTGTAGCTTTTCGGCAGGTCAAGAGGAACTCATGCTTTTACCGCCTTCCTGAAACTTTGCCTCTAAAGCATGTTTTCCAGCATCTAAAGGGAATTAGGTCACTACATGTCGAAGTTTGCCAATATGGCATTTTATATCAGTTGGGTTCATCTGAATATGTCGATGACCAAATTTTGGATCAGCATGATGATGTTATTAGCACTATTTCTGGTCACACAAAAATTAGAACTTCTATGACAGGCACAAAATTTGAAAAGTTAAAATgcagaagaaaaatgaagaagatgaaaagaTTTGCCTGCCTTAAAAGTGCATTATTAGATGTTTTAAGAATAGCTCATTTgacaaagatgaagaagaagaaacggAACAAAGCTAGGAAAAGGTACAAATTTAACTGCCTAGAAGGACCTGATGAGCATGTAGTTGTTTCCAAGGCAAGCTTTGCTCTTCCCACATATTGTTGTGAAGGTAGGGGAGATACGGAACAGAGTTTTTGTCCAGCAACAGAGTCCCATTGTGAAGACTTATCAGAAACAGTTTCAGTTTCGGGCATTATCCGAAAATATTTCTCAAGTCATGATGAGGTGAATTCAAGCTTAAGATATTCTCATGAAGGAGCTTGTACTCTACAAGGGGAACAGACTAGGACTGGAACATATCTTCGCGATCTTAATGTAGAACTTGCTTTGCTGTCTTCTTTTCCAGCTAAAACACCTCCGCAAATTTCAGATTCTCCACTTCCAAATGCAAGCGTTAGCAGAGCCTCAATAAATAAGTCTAAAAGGATAGAAATTGGAAGTCGTATTATTTCTGCCTCAAAAAGTCACTCTAGTGTTCGCTGTAGGAGACTGCTGCCCAAATCTGCTTCTCTTATTCGGAGTCTAGTATTTGAGATGTCTGATGAAGATTAG